From a region of the Listeria monocytogenes ATCC 19117 genome:
- the arcC gene encoding carbamate kinase gives MNQKIVVALGGNAILSSDASAEAQQSALEKTAEYLVQFIENGDDLIISHGNGPQVGNLMLQQHAGASEKNPAMPLDTCVAMTQGSIGYWMQNALDKAFLKHGLDKVAVSLITQVVVDKDDPAFKKPTKPIGPFLTKEEAEKEMAETGAIFLEDAGRGYRKVVPSPRPLSIKEHQIIKQLVDSGVVTISAGGGGVSVVENGLDLSGVETVIDKDFASEKLAELISADLLVILTGVENVYINYNQPNQKKLERVTVSELEKYIDEKQFAAGSMLPKIEAATAFVKERPNAKAIITSLENIGAMLEHGAGTVIIAG, from the coding sequence ATGAATCAAAAAATAGTCGTGGCACTAGGTGGAAATGCAATTTTATCGAGTGATGCCAGTGCTGAAGCGCAACAAAGTGCACTTGAAAAAACAGCCGAATATTTGGTGCAATTTATCGAAAACGGGGATGATTTAATTATTTCGCATGGAAATGGACCGCAAGTAGGCAACCTGATGCTGCAACAACATGCGGGAGCTTCTGAAAAGAATCCAGCAATGCCGCTTGATACGTGTGTCGCAATGACGCAAGGGAGTATTGGCTACTGGATGCAAAATGCGTTAGATAAAGCATTTTTAAAACACGGGCTAGATAAAGTAGCGGTTTCATTAATTACACAAGTTGTTGTGGATAAAGATGATCCTGCTTTTAAAAAACCAACCAAACCAATTGGGCCTTTTCTTACTAAAGAAGAGGCTGAAAAGGAAATGGCAGAAACTGGTGCAATATTTCTTGAGGACGCTGGTCGAGGTTACCGTAAAGTTGTACCATCTCCTCGCCCGCTTAGTATTAAAGAACATCAAATTATTAAACAATTGGTTGATAGTGGTGTTGTGACTATTTCTGCTGGTGGAGGCGGAGTTTCGGTCGTTGAAAATGGCCTTGATTTATCTGGGGTAGAGACCGTAATCGATAAAGATTTTGCTTCTGAAAAACTTGCAGAACTAATTAGTGCGGATTTGTTGGTTATTTTAACAGGGGTGGAAAATGTTTATATCAATTATAATCAGCCAAATCAAAAGAAACTTGAAAGAGTTACCGTTTCAGAATTAGAAAAATATATTGATGAGAAACAATTTGCAGCAGGAAGTATGTTGCCCAAAATCGAAGCAGCAACAGCTTTTGTCAAAGAAAGACCAAATGCCAAAGCAATAATCACCTCGCTTGAAAATATTGGCGCCATGCTAGAACATGGGGCAGGGACAGTGATTATTGCGGGCTAG
- the aguA gene encoding agmatine deiminase, with protein MGQLKGLPVEDGFRMPGEYEPHIGCFMIWPERPDNWRLGGKPAQQNYKEVAVAISNFEPVTMFVSPNQYKNARKELPDTIRVIEMSNDDAWIRDYGPSFLVNDKGEMRGVDWGFNAWGGLLDGLYFPWDKDNQIAKKVCDLERLDYYSQNDFILEGCSIHVDGEGTLVTTEECLLSEGRNPNLTKIEIEQTLKKYFHVQKVIWLKHGFYLDETNGHVDNIFNFVAPGEVVLSWTDNKSDPQYEISRECYDILANQTDAKGRTFIIHKLHCPDPVLITQTESEGVEAINGTFPRQAGDRLAASYVNYYTANGAIIFPLFDDPKDKDAQELLEQLYPDRKIVGIKAREILLGGGNIHCITQHLPDKSTIRE; from the coding sequence ATGGGACAACTGAAAGGGTTGCCGGTAGAGGACGGATTCAGAATGCCAGGAGAATACGAACCTCATATTGGCTGTTTCATGATTTGGCCAGAAAGACCTGATAACTGGCGGCTTGGTGGAAAGCCAGCGCAACAAAACTATAAAGAAGTTGCAGTCGCTATTTCAAATTTTGAGCCAGTCACTATGTTTGTATCACCAAATCAATATAAAAATGCTCGTAAAGAACTTCCGGATACCATTCGTGTTATCGAAATGAGTAATGATGATGCGTGGATACGCGATTATGGACCAAGTTTTTTGGTGAATGATAAGGGAGAAATGCGTGGTGTTGACTGGGGATTTAATGCTTGGGGTGGTCTTCTTGATGGTCTATATTTTCCGTGGGATAAAGATAATCAAATTGCAAAAAAAGTTTGTGATTTAGAGCGACTTGATTACTACTCACAGAATGATTTTATTTTAGAAGGTTGTTCCATTCATGTAGACGGTGAAGGGACGCTGGTTACGACAGAAGAGTGTCTGTTATCAGAAGGAAGGAATCCGAATTTAACCAAAATAGAAATCGAACAAACTTTAAAAAAATATTTCCATGTACAAAAGGTAATTTGGCTTAAGCATGGCTTCTATCTTGACGAAACAAACGGACATGTAGATAACATTTTTAACTTTGTGGCACCTGGCGAAGTTGTTTTATCGTGGACGGATAACAAAAGTGATCCGCAGTATGAAATTTCAAGAGAATGCTATGATATTTTAGCTAACCAAACAGATGCTAAGGGAAGAACTTTTATAATACATAAACTACATTGTCCGGATCCAGTACTTATTACGCAAACAGAGAGCGAAGGTGTGGAGGCGATTAATGGAACTTTCCCTAGACAGGCTGGAGATCGATTAGCTGCTAGTTATGTAAATTACTATACAGCGAATGGTGCTATTATTTTCCCATTGTTTGATGATCCAAAAGATAAAGATGCGCAGGAATTACTTGAACAGTTATATCCTGATAGAAAAATTGTGGGGATTAAAGCACGTGAGATTTTGCTAGGCGGCGGAAATATTCACTGTATCACGCAACATCTCCCTGATAAAAGTACGATACGTGAATAA
- a CDS encoding MurR/RpiR family transcriptional regulator, protein MDFFEISSKTVASLTRNERILFDYVVKNMNLIKNQSIREVSAECFVSTTTFLRFVRKLGFTGYSEFTTVLKFTLLGHTELKPSPFVVEQSDYREEYLKNIIESVRVLEPSKIKKITKKLVSKPRIYFFAKGLSKHAAKYIKYLYTMSGFLVEFPEDYQYRQAVLPHIGKDDLVFILTYGGHDIELIQTAQKLKSRNETPMLISITGADNNIIQNMSDINLYIFTDEIEMNNLDITSRISTIAIMELILYQFMEDETSSF, encoded by the coding sequence ATGGACTTTTTCGAAATTTCCAGTAAGACTGTAGCTTCCCTAACTCGGAATGAGCGGATTTTATTTGACTATGTCGTTAAGAATATGAATTTAATTAAAAATCAAAGTATTCGAGAAGTTTCTGCAGAATGCTTTGTTTCAACAACAACTTTTTTGCGTTTTGTAAGAAAGCTTGGATTTACTGGTTATAGCGAGTTTACAACAGTCTTAAAGTTCACTTTACTTGGGCATACAGAGCTAAAACCGTCCCCATTTGTCGTAGAACAGTCGGATTATCGTGAAGAATATTTGAAAAACATTATTGAATCTGTCCGAGTTTTAGAACCAAGTAAAATCAAGAAAATCACCAAAAAACTAGTAAGCAAACCGCGAATTTATTTTTTTGCTAAAGGGCTGAGTAAACATGCTGCGAAATACATCAAATATCTCTATACAATGAGCGGATTTTTGGTAGAGTTTCCTGAAGATTATCAGTATCGCCAAGCTGTATTGCCGCATATTGGTAAAGATGATTTAGTTTTTATCCTTACGTACGGTGGACATGACATTGAATTAATCCAAACTGCCCAAAAACTAAAAAGCAGAAATGAAACGCCCATGTTGATTTCGATTACTGGGGCTGATAATAATATTATTCAAAATATGAGTGATATTAATTTATATATTTTTACAGATGAAATTGAAATGAATAATTTAGATATTACTTCTCGCATCTCTACAATTGCAATTATGGAGCTAATCTTATACCAGTTTATGGAAGATGAAACTAGTAGTTTTTAA
- a CDS encoding DedA family protein, with the protein MDFITYIIDFILHIDQHLVEIINNFGIWTYIILFLIVFIETGLVVFPFLPGDSLLFAAGALSVLDGSILHIVPLIITLWLAAVLGDTVNYHIGKKIGTSIPEDSWFGKLINKEKMEKAEAFFNKHGGKTIFIARFMPFIRTFAPFVAGASRMNYRYFLNYNILGATVWVLLCTLAGYFFGNFPIVKDNFSLVVIGIIVVSVIPMVVSFIKSKMDKKSAE; encoded by the coding sequence GTGGATTTTATTACCTATATCATTGATTTTATTTTGCACATTGACCAACATTTAGTGGAGATTATAAATAATTTTGGAATTTGGACTTACATTATTTTGTTCCTGATTGTTTTTATAGAGACTGGATTGGTAGTATTTCCATTTTTACCAGGAGATTCATTACTATTCGCAGCCGGTGCATTATCTGTATTAGATGGTTCGATTTTACATATTGTTCCGCTAATTATTACTTTATGGTTAGCAGCAGTTCTAGGCGATACAGTGAACTATCATATCGGTAAAAAGATTGGAACATCCATACCAGAAGATAGCTGGTTTGGGAAACTAATAAATAAAGAAAAAATGGAAAAAGCGGAGGCGTTCTTCAATAAACATGGTGGAAAAACAATTTTTATTGCTAGGTTCATGCCTTTTATTCGCACGTTCGCGCCATTTGTAGCTGGAGCAAGCCGTATGAATTATCGTTATTTCTTAAATTATAATATTTTAGGGGCAACTGTTTGGGTATTACTTTGTACGCTCGCGGGTTACTTCTTCGGGAACTTCCCAATCGTTAAAGACAACTTCTCGTTAGTAGTAATCGGAATTATCGTAGTTTCCGTTATCCCAATGGTAGTTTCGTTCATTAAAAGTAAAATGGACAAAAAAAGCGCAGAATAA
- the arcA gene encoding arginine deiminase: protein MKMEQALNITSEIGKLQTVLVKRPGSELENITPEYLESLLFDDIPYLKMMQKEHDFFAKTMKDSNIEVLYLEKLAAEALREANNKESFLTKMIKESNQMDESALYVRDYLMSFDEEEMIRKLMSGLKKSEIPERKKKHLNEMMDEQYPFFLDPLPNLYFTRDPAAVIGNGVTINRMFQPARRRESMFIELILKHHPRFSNQEIPVWSGRGEPFSLEGGDELVLNEETVLVGVSERTDARAVERLAESLFSRSPKIKRVLAVEIPETRSFMHLDTVFTMVNFAQFTIHPAIQNQQGELNIYILEKSENGLEITPRRDFQRVIAEVLDEPEIDFIPCGGEDVIVSAREQWNDGANTLAIAPGEVITYDRNQVSNDLLRSAGIKVHEVISSELSRGRGGPRCMTMPLVRENLK, encoded by the coding sequence ATGAAAATGGAACAAGCATTGAATATTACATCTGAAATTGGCAAACTCCAAACAGTTCTTGTAAAGAGGCCGGGTTCTGAACTCGAAAATATCACACCAGAATACCTAGAATCTTTATTATTTGATGATATACCGTATTTAAAAATGATGCAGAAGGAACATGATTTTTTTGCTAAAACAATGAAAGATTCAAACATCGAAGTACTCTACTTAGAAAAACTAGCTGCTGAAGCATTACGAGAAGCTAACAATAAAGAGTCTTTTTTAACGAAAATGATTAAAGAATCCAATCAAATGGACGAAAGTGCGCTATATGTACGAGATTATTTGATGTCTTTTGACGAGGAAGAAATGATTAGAAAACTTATGTCCGGTTTAAAAAAATCAGAAATCCCCGAACGCAAAAAGAAACACTTAAATGAAATGATGGACGAACAATATCCATTTTTCCTAGATCCATTACCAAATTTGTATTTCACTCGAGATCCAGCAGCTGTTATTGGTAACGGTGTGACGATTAATAGAATGTTCCAGCCAGCTAGAAGGCGAGAGTCGATGTTTATCGAGCTGATTTTGAAACATCATCCTCGTTTTAGTAATCAAGAAATTCCGGTATGGTCAGGGCGCGGAGAGCCGTTTTCTTTAGAAGGTGGAGATGAGTTAGTTCTAAATGAAGAGACTGTTCTTGTCGGTGTATCTGAGCGAACGGATGCACGAGCAGTCGAACGGCTTGCAGAAAGTTTATTTAGTCGTTCTCCAAAAATTAAACGAGTTTTAGCTGTTGAAATTCCTGAAACAAGGTCATTTATGCATTTGGATACGGTTTTCACCATGGTTAATTTTGCACAGTTCACGATTCATCCAGCAATTCAAAATCAACAAGGAGAACTTAATATATACATTTTAGAAAAAAGTGAGAATGGATTAGAAATTACTCCGCGAAGAGATTTTCAGCGCGTGATTGCGGAGGTTTTGGATGAGCCAGAAATTGATTTTATTCCTTGTGGCGGAGAAGATGTAATTGTTTCGGCGCGAGAGCAGTGGAATGATGGGGCAAACACGTTAGCAATTGCTCCTGGAGAAGTAATTACATATGATCGAAATCAAGTATCAAACGATCTGTTAAGAAGTGCGGGTATTAAGGTTCATGAAGTGATTAGTTCGGAGCTTTCTAGAGGCCGCGGGGGGCCAAGATGTATGACGATGCCGCTTGTTAGAGAAAATCTAAAATAA
- the rpsF gene encoding 30S ribosomal protein S6 translates to MARKYEIMYIIRPNIEEDEKKAVVERFDGILTENGAEIIESKEWGKRRLAYEINDYRDGFYHIVKLNADKADSINEFDRLAKISDDIIRHMVIKEEA, encoded by the coding sequence ATGGCTAGAAAGTACGAAATTATGTACATCATTCGCCCAAACATTGAAGAAGATGAGAAAAAAGCTGTTGTAGAACGCTTTGACGGAATCTTAACTGAAAATGGTGCGGAGATCATCGAATCAAAAGAATGGGGTAAACGTCGCTTAGCATACGAAATCAATGACTATCGTGATGGTTTTTACCACATCGTGAAATTAAACGCTGATAAAGCAGATTCTATCAACGAATTTGACCGTTTAGCTAAAATTTCTGATGATATCATTCGTCATATGGTAATTAAAGAAGAAGCATAA
- the ssb gene encoding single-stranded DNA-binding protein, translating to MMNRVVLVGRLTKDPELRYTPAGVAVATFTLAVNRTFTNQQGEREADFINCVVWRKPAENVANFLKKGSMAGVDGRVQTRNYEGNDGKRVYVTEIVAESVQFLEPRNSNGGGGNNYQSGNNNNNYNSGGNNFGQAPTNNGGFGQDQQQSQNQNYQSTNNDPFASDGKPIDISDDDLPF from the coding sequence ATGATGAATCGTGTAGTACTTGTAGGACGCTTAACAAAAGATCCTGAATTACGTTACACTCCAGCTGGTGTGGCTGTTGCGACTTTTACATTAGCTGTAAATCGCACTTTCACTAACCAACAAGGAGAACGAGAAGCTGACTTTATTAATTGTGTTGTTTGGCGTAAACCGGCAGAAAACGTTGCTAATTTCCTGAAGAAAGGAAGCATGGCGGGCGTTGATGGCCGTGTTCAAACTCGTAATTACGAGGGGAACGACGGTAAACGTGTTTATGTGACTGAAATTGTAGCAGAGAGTGTTCAATTCCTTGAACCGCGTAATTCTAATGGCGGTGGCGGAAATAACTATCAAAGTGGCAATAACAACAATAATTATAATAGCGGTGGAAATAACTTCGGACAAGCACCTACAAATAACGGTGGATTCGGACAGGACCAGCAACAATCTCAAAATCAAAATTATCAATCCACTAATAATGATCCTTTTGCAAGTGATGGTAAGCCAATCGACATTTCTGATGACGATTTGCCATTCTAA
- the rpsR gene encoding 30S ribosomal protein S18: MAGGRRGGRRRKKVCYFTSNGITHIDYKDVELLKKFVSERGKILPRRVTGTSAKYQRKLTVAIKRSRQMALLPFVAEEK; encoded by the coding sequence ATGGCTGGAGGACGCAGAGGCGGACGCCGTCGGAAAAAAGTATGTTACTTTACTTCCAATGGTATTACGCATATCGACTATAAAGATGTAGAACTTCTTAAAAAATTCGTTTCCGAACGTGGTAAAATTTTACCTCGTCGTGTAACTGGAACAAGCGCTAAATATCAACGTAAACTTACTGTTGCTATCAAACGCTCACGCCAAATGGCATTACTACCATTTGTTGCTGAAGAAAAATAA
- a CDS encoding PepSY domain-containing protein translates to MYRKLATVGMTVLLVGALSACSFNDDKDTSSNNSSNETTSSKSSNNESSSDSLQNKSFDMSYEDAINAFKDKHSDAEISSVELEKSLGKYVYKVDGISNDNEYEMKFNAETKEQLSDETDRLDREDAGGVEKENEKLSLDGIKSPKEAMDKAVSEQAGDVTSWKIERELDTTYYEVTVKQDNNKYEIKLNAKTLEILQTEQDD, encoded by the coding sequence ATGTATAGAAAATTAGCAACAGTAGGGATGACGGTATTATTAGTAGGAGCATTATCAGCATGTAGTTTTAATGATGATAAGGATACATCATCAAATAATAGCAGCAATGAAACTACTAGTAGCAAAAGCAGTAATAATGAAAGTTCATCAGATAGCTTGCAAAACAAAAGCTTCGATATGAGTTATGAAGACGCGATTAACGCATTCAAAGACAAACATAGTGATGCAGAAATATCTAGCGTTGAATTAGAGAAAAGCTTGGGAAAATATGTCTATAAAGTTGATGGGATTTCAAATGATAATGAATACGAAATGAAATTCAATGCTGAAACAAAAGAACAACTAAGTGATGAAACAGATCGACTTGACCGAGAAGATGCAGGTGGAGTTGAAAAAGAAAACGAAAAACTTAGCTTAGATGGAATTAAATCACCAAAAGAAGCCATGGATAAGGCTGTTTCTGAACAAGCTGGTGACGTAACAAGTTGGAAAATAGAAAGAGAATTAGATACAACTTATTATGAAGTGACAGTAAAACAAGATAATAACAAATACGAAATCAAACTAAATGCAAAAACTTTAGAAATTCTTCAAACGGAACAAGACGATTAA
- a CDS encoding accessory gene regulator ArgB-like protein, with product MSNFTAKVPLSERMADVLISKDRWKDDEEGYLKVKYGLEIILINVMKFALVYGIALVTGLLLQTVTVHLSYLWLRRYSFGLHATKTLNCTLISLMMFVLAPFVFQNIPSNNWIVLGTFGFILLNMFLFAPADTESLPLIGEEHRKTLKRKAMIGTLILTGIALLIPFAEMKTLIMVGSLFQVISINPLTYKLLKRRYRNYEKYE from the coding sequence TTGAGTAATTTTACTGCAAAAGTCCCTTTGTCAGAAAGAATGGCGGATGTGCTGATTTCGAAAGACCGCTGGAAAGATGATGAAGAAGGTTATTTAAAAGTAAAATATGGACTGGAAATAATTCTAATTAATGTCATGAAGTTTGCTCTCGTATACGGTATTGCCTTAGTAACAGGGTTATTACTGCAAACAGTGACAGTACATCTGTCATATTTATGGCTCAGACGGTATTCTTTTGGATTACATGCAACCAAAACATTGAATTGCACGTTAATTAGCTTGATGATGTTTGTGCTTGCGCCATTTGTTTTTCAAAATATCCCCTCTAATAATTGGATTGTTTTAGGTACATTTGGATTTATACTGCTCAACATGTTTCTATTCGCTCCGGCAGACACAGAAAGTTTGCCTTTAATCGGTGAAGAACACCGGAAAACACTAAAAAGAAAAGCGATGATAGGGACGCTAATTTTAACGGGAATTGCGTTGCTAATACCATTCGCAGAGATGAAAACATTAATCATGGTAGGATCTTTGTTTCAGGTGATAAGTATTAATCCACTTACTTACAAACTATTGAAAAGGAGGTATCGGAACTATGAAAAATATGAATAA